The Synergistaceae bacterium region ATTTAAAGAATTTCAACGTGAAGGAGCTTACTACGCTTGAGCAGACGCAGCTTGATGCAAAGGCTGAAGCAGAGGCAGGACTCAGAGCAGAGGGAGGCAAATAAACAATGGCAGCGTTATTAGTCTTTGTAGTATTTCTCGTAGCAATAATTTTATCGATTCCAATCGGAATAAGCATGATATTAGGTTCTGTCGCTCCGATTCTGTTAATGGCTAGAGGCGGCGTTATTCCGCAGATTATTGACAACACTTTGAGCGGCGCAAATTCTACACCGATTTTAGCAGTACCGTTATTTATTCTCGGCGGCGTTATCATGGCTGAGGGCGGAATCTCGAAGAAATTATTTAACTTTTTCTCTTATTTCGTCGGCAGGATAACTGGCGGAGTTCCCTGCGCTGTAGTTCTCACATGTTTATTTTACGGTGCTATTTCCGGTTCAGGCCCTGCA contains the following coding sequences:
- a CDS encoding TRAP transporter large permease subunit — translated: MAALLVFVVFLVAIILSIPIGISMILGSVAPILLMARGGVIPQIIDNTLSGANSTPILAVPLFILGGVIMAEGGISKKLFNFFSYFVGRITGGVPCAVVLTCLFYGAISGSGPATTAAVGAMCVPFMVDLGYDKTWAAGLIAVAGGLGVIIPPSIPFVLYSLATDVSTGKLFLGGVIPGILIGVFLMIYAIFYCATKGEDKAKI